From a region of the Paenibacillus sp. FSL R10-2734 genome:
- the radA gene encoding DNA repair protein RadA, whose protein sequence is MAKPKTKFFCTDCGYETPKWFGKCPGCQAWNSMVEETESVVKTQGMNAPIFHSKEKAQSIISIESDKEPRILTGIGELNRVLGGGIVPGSLVLVGGDPGIGKSTLLLQTSHALTTQGLRVLYISGEESVRQTKLRADRLGALSAELYVLCETNMESIEEAIEQIQPQFLVIDSIQTVFMPEVTSAPGSVTQVRECTTRFMRIAKIRGIATVLVGHVTKEGAIAGPRMLEHMVDCVLYFEGERHHTYRLLRAVKNRFGSTNEIGIFEMGEVGLTEVENPSELFLSERPLGVAGSTVVASMEGTRPVLVELQALVAATHFPSPRRVCTGMDHQRMALIIAVLEKRMGMFLQNQDAYLNVAGGVKLDEPAIDLAVAISIASSFRDISTKPYDVFFGEVGLTGEVRGVSRAEMRVKEAAKLGFRRVIMPEKSLKGWKHPQDIQIIGVSTVADALSVALD, encoded by the coding sequence ATGGCTAAACCAAAAACTAAATTTTTTTGCACCGATTGTGGATACGAAACACCAAAATGGTTCGGTAAATGTCCCGGGTGCCAAGCTTGGAACTCCATGGTGGAGGAAACAGAAAGCGTAGTCAAAACACAGGGAATGAATGCCCCTATTTTTCATAGTAAAGAAAAGGCACAATCGATCATAAGTATAGAAAGTGACAAGGAACCGCGCATACTGACAGGTATAGGTGAGCTTAACCGTGTTCTCGGTGGGGGGATCGTGCCAGGATCGCTGGTACTAGTAGGGGGAGACCCAGGAATCGGTAAATCTACGCTCTTATTACAGACATCACATGCTCTGACTACTCAGGGATTGCGAGTACTGTACATTTCGGGCGAAGAATCGGTAAGGCAAACTAAGCTACGTGCGGATCGCCTCGGTGCGTTGTCAGCTGAGCTATATGTACTATGTGAGACGAATATGGAAAGCATAGAAGAAGCGATTGAACAAATTCAGCCGCAATTTCTTGTCATCGATTCGATTCAGACTGTATTTATGCCAGAAGTAACCAGTGCGCCAGGCAGTGTGACCCAGGTTCGGGAATGTACGACAAGATTTATGCGTATCGCTAAGATTCGTGGAATTGCTACAGTTCTCGTCGGGCATGTCACCAAGGAGGGAGCTATTGCAGGCCCACGGATGCTTGAACATATGGTGGATTGTGTGCTGTATTTTGAGGGAGAGCGGCATCATACGTATAGACTTCTACGGGCTGTAAAGAACCGCTTCGGTTCTACGAATGAAATCGGCATTTTCGAAATGGGTGAAGTGGGGCTAACAGAAGTAGAGAATCCTTCTGAACTCTTCTTGTCGGAACGTCCACTCGGCGTAGCCGGATCTACAGTTGTGGCCAGCATGGAAGGAACTAGACCGGTGCTTGTAGAGCTTCAGGCTCTTGTCGCTGCTACTCATTTTCCCTCCCCGCGCCGAGTGTGTACAGGTATGGATCACCAGCGGATGGCACTCATTATCGCTGTACTGGAGAAGCGGATGGGCATGTTCCTGCAGAATCAGGATGCTTACCTTAATGTTGCTGGAGGCGTAAAGCTGGATGAACCGGCGATTGATTTAGCAGTAGCTATTAGTATCGCTTCCAGCTTCCGTGATATTTCAACAAAACCTTACGATGTTTTCTTCGGTGAAGTAGGGCTTACAGGTGAGGTAAGAGGTGTTTCGCGCGCGGAAATGCGTGTAAAGGAAGCCGCTAAGCTAGGCTTCCGGCGGGTGATCATGCCAGAGAAAAGTTTGAAAGGCTGGAAGCACCCGCAAGATATCCAGATTATTGGCGTCAGTACCGTAGCAGATGCACTATCGGTCGCGTTAGATTAG
- the disA gene encoding DNA integrity scanning diadenylate cyclase DisA gives MKEYNQLENMNDLLRLAAPGTPFREGLENVLRAKTGALIVVGYSPEVMEVVDGGFSINCDFSPNYLYELAKMDGAIILSEDLKRILYANTQLIPDSSISSIETGIRHRTAERVAKQTGKLVVSISQRRNIITLYQGSIRYALKEIGSILAKANQAIQTLEKYKAVLTQGLTNLSASEYEGIVTVAEVVGVIQRVEMVLRIKMEIKRYINELGNEGRLISMQMEELVGNTEEEAWLLYRDYAKEEQEDKIREIIAGLKRISDDDLMDDNHIARLLGYSSTAISSEEVVTPRGYRLLNKIPRLPNVIIHNLVERFEMLPNLMSASIAELDEVDGIGEVRARNIQDGLKRLQKQVLIDRQM, from the coding sequence ATGAAAGAATATAACCAATTAGAGAATATGAATGATCTGCTCAGACTGGCGGCACCGGGAACACCTTTTCGGGAAGGTCTGGAGAATGTGCTGCGCGCTAAGACGGGAGCACTTATCGTCGTTGGGTATAGTCCTGAGGTGATGGAAGTAGTGGATGGAGGATTCTCCATTAACTGCGATTTTTCACCCAATTATTTATATGAGCTCGCCAAAATGGACGGTGCCATTATTCTTAGCGAGGATTTGAAACGCATTTTGTATGCAAATACACAGCTAATTCCGGATTCCTCCATCTCATCAATCGAGACAGGCATTCGTCACCGGACGGCCGAGCGTGTAGCGAAGCAAACAGGCAAACTGGTCGTTTCCATTTCACAGCGCCGCAATATCATTACTTTGTATCAAGGTTCAATCCGCTATGCTTTAAAAGAAATTGGCTCTATTTTGGCTAAGGCGAACCAAGCGATTCAGACCCTAGAAAAGTACAAAGCGGTTCTTACACAAGGACTGACGAATTTGTCTGCTTCGGAGTATGAGGGAATCGTAACGGTCGCCGAAGTGGTCGGAGTGATTCAGCGGGTAGAGATGGTTCTGCGTATTAAGATGGAGATCAAACGATACATCAATGAACTGGGTAACGAAGGACGCTTAATCAGCATGCAGATGGAAGAACTGGTTGGAAATACAGAGGAAGAAGCATGGCTCCTATACAGAGACTATGCTAAGGAAGAGCAAGAAGATAAAATTCGTGAAATTATTGCCGGTCTCAAACGTATTAGTGATGATGATCTAATGGATGATAACCATATCGCTCGTTTGCTGGGCTATTCTTCTACGGCAATTTCTTCCGAAGAAGTGGTTACACCGCGCGGATATCGTCTGCTTAACAAGATTCCGCGGCTTCCAAATGTGATCATTCATAATCTGGTGGAGCGGTTTGAAATGCTGCCTAATTTGATGTCAGCCAGCATAGCTGAACTGGATGAAGTGGACGGAATTGGGGAGGTGCGGGCTCGCAATATTCAGGATGGGCTCAAACGTTTACAGAAGCAAGTTCTTATTGACAGGCAAATGTAA
- the pssA gene encoding CDP-diacylglycerol--serine O-phosphatidyltransferase has product MIQKSIPSLFTIGNLMLGMFGIMMAFDGKVSMAAIMVIIAMLLDGLDGRVARALKCESEFGKELDSLSDVVSFGVAPAVIMYVSSLHDLNSALAWTVTAIFPVFGALRLARFNVHPGVPGYFIGLPIPAAGGVLATLALFNKDVSAPFMIVATLLLSYLMVSTVKYPNFKKVGLPKKVVVGAPVVIIVAVAVAVVFPEQIAKLIFVLLGIYALYGFKQNIDRLTARRRHRRRRRSEDKVYQSKNG; this is encoded by the coding sequence ATGATACAAAAATCAATTCCGAGTCTTTTTACCATAGGTAACCTGATGCTCGGGATGTTTGGTATCATGATGGCGTTTGACGGTAAAGTTAGCATGGCCGCTATCATGGTTATTATTGCTATGCTGTTAGACGGATTGGATGGCCGAGTTGCTCGTGCACTTAAATGTGAGAGTGAATTTGGTAAGGAACTGGACTCTTTGTCTGACGTCGTTTCTTTTGGAGTAGCGCCGGCTGTTATTATGTACGTCTCAAGTCTGCATGATTTAAATTCTGCATTAGCCTGGACAGTAACTGCAATTTTCCCAGTGTTTGGTGCATTGCGCCTTGCTCGTTTTAATGTTCACCCAGGGGTTCCTGGTTATTTCATTGGATTGCCAATTCCTGCTGCTGGTGGTGTACTTGCCACATTAGCTCTTTTTAATAAAGATGTTTCCGCTCCGTTTATGATTGTGGCTACATTGCTCTTATCTTATTTGATGGTCAGCACGGTTAAATACCCTAATTTTAAGAAGGTCGGCTTGCCTAAAAAAGTGGTTGTCGGAGCGCCAGTAGTTATTATTGTTGCTGTGGCAGTTGCCGTTGTGTTCCCAGAGCAGATTGCTAAACTTATCTTCGTCTTACTCGGGATTTATGCGTTGTATGGCTTTAAACAAAACATCGATCGATTGACAGCCAGACGCCGTCACCGCCGTAGAAGACGTTCAGAAGATAAGGTGTATCAATCGAAGAATGGTTAA
- a CDS encoding PIN/TRAM domain-containing protein, whose product MWKKVILSFALICGAWSGFSLYHALERGFPKGMEKLAESLPVEGSILFTVLGAIIFLFAGSLCAEWGGSKLREAVLYCSRIPMNELAAGAAGLTGGLLLSLLLYPAMIWLGKAGQLLQVPVTLAFGYMGLRIGLEKKEELAALWTTGRWGQAAEPEGRGLEEHKILDTSVIIDGRIADICKTGFIEGTIVIPEFVLEELQHIADSSDLLKRNRGRRGLDILNKIQKELDVKVLIYEGDFEEISEVDSKLVKLAKVLRGKVVTNDFNLNKVCELQGVSVLNINDLANAVKPVVLPGEEIVVQVIKDGKEHGQGVAYLDDGTMIVVEGGREYIGTTMEVLVTSVLQTSAGRMIFAKPKLLEKAQ is encoded by the coding sequence ATGTGGAAAAAAGTGATATTGTCTTTTGCTTTAATATGTGGAGCTTGGTCTGGTTTTTCGCTATACCATGCGCTTGAAAGAGGATTCCCCAAGGGAATGGAAAAGCTAGCTGAAAGTTTGCCTGTAGAGGGAAGCATTTTATTTACGGTGCTGGGTGCCATTATTTTTTTGTTTGCGGGGTCTTTATGCGCGGAATGGGGAGGTTCAAAACTGCGGGAGGCGGTTCTGTATTGTTCGCGTATACCAATGAATGAATTGGCTGCAGGTGCAGCTGGGCTTACAGGGGGGCTTCTGCTATCTCTTCTGTTATATCCTGCGATGATTTGGCTTGGTAAAGCTGGGCAGCTACTGCAGGTACCAGTTACGTTAGCTTTCGGATATATGGGGCTGCGGATCGGTTTGGAGAAAAAAGAGGAGCTTGCTGCACTTTGGACAACTGGGCGCTGGGGACAAGCGGCTGAGCCGGAAGGACGCGGGCTGGAGGAGCATAAAATCCTCGATACTAGCGTTATTATTGATGGTCGGATCGCTGACATTTGTAAAACTGGATTTATTGAAGGAACGATTGTCATACCGGAATTCGTACTAGAGGAGCTCCAGCATATCGCAGATTCCTCGGATCTACTGAAACGGAATCGCGGACGGCGAGGACTTGATATTCTCAATAAAATTCAAAAAGAGCTCGATGTGAAGGTATTGATCTATGAGGGAGATTTTGAAGAAATCTCTGAGGTGGATAGTAAGCTCGTGAAGTTAGCGAAGGTACTGCGAGGTAAAGTAGTTACCAATGACTTCAACTTGAATAAGGTATGCGAATTGCAGGGAGTCTCTGTTCTTAACATTAATGATCTGGCAAATGCCGTGAAGCCCGTAGTGCTGCCTGGTGAGGAAATTGTAGTACAGGTCATCAAGGATGGTAAAGAGCATGGACAAGGCGTAGCCTATTTAGACGATGGAACAATGATCGTTGTGGAAGGCGGGCGGGAATACATCGGGACTACGATGGAGGTTCTGGTCACTAGCGTGCTACAAACTTCGGCTGGACGGATGATATTTGCTAAGCCAAAGCTCTTGGAAAAAGCACAATAA
- the ispD gene encoding 2-C-methyl-D-erythritol 4-phosphate cytidylyltransferase — translation MSNSVGVVIVAAGRGTRMGTAESKQYLLLQGKPIIVHTLEVFQQHELISEIVLVTGEEDVERCREWIQLYKLDKVKAIVPGGSERQHSVHRGLLKLTTQWVMVHDGVRPFVHPNEIEACYGRAMQIGASVLAVPVKDTIKQVDNEGKVLSTPDRRSLWAIQTPQTFRLSELLEAYAAAERDGFLGTDDASLAERAGIPVSVVEGSYRNIKITTPDDLDFAEFTERNRGEGQS, via the coding sequence ATGTCAAACAGTGTGGGTGTCGTCATTGTGGCGGCAGGCAGAGGAACACGAATGGGGACTGCGGAGAGCAAGCAATATTTGTTGCTGCAGGGTAAACCGATTATCGTCCATACGCTGGAGGTATTTCAGCAGCACGAATTGATTTCCGAAATCGTGCTCGTAACCGGTGAAGAGGATGTTGAGCGCTGCCGGGAATGGATACAGCTCTATAAGCTGGACAAGGTGAAGGCTATAGTGCCTGGTGGATCTGAGCGTCAGCATTCCGTACATAGAGGATTGTTGAAACTTACGACACAGTGGGTAATGGTACATGATGGTGTTCGTCCGTTTGTGCACCCGAATGAAATTGAGGCGTGTTACGGGCGAGCGATGCAGATCGGTGCTTCAGTTCTTGCTGTACCAGTCAAAGATACGATCAAACAGGTGGATAACGAAGGAAAAGTACTGTCTACGCCGGATAGGCGAAGTCTGTGGGCGATTCAAACCCCGCAGACTTTTCGTCTTTCTGAATTGCTGGAAGCCTATGCGGCAGCGGAGCGGGACGGCTTTCTAGGTACCGATGATGCCAGCTTGGCGGAGCGTGCCGGTATTCCGGTTTCTGTGGTGGAGGGAAGCTACAGAAATATTAAGATTACGACGCCAGATGATTTGGATTTTGCAGAATTCACAGAAAGAAACAGGGGAGAGGGACAATCATGA
- the ispF gene encoding 2-C-methyl-D-erythritol 2,4-cyclodiphosphate synthase: MIAVGQGFDVHQLVEGRPCIIGGVTIPYEKGLLGHSDADVLLHAVSDAILGALGLGDIGRHFPDTDPAFKDADSLKLLEQVWALASERGYKLGNIDSTIIAQKPKMAPYIPQMTEIIARALHADPSKVNVKATTTEQLGFAGRGEGIAAQSIVCLLQDVISS, encoded by the coding sequence ATGATCGCTGTAGGACAAGGATTTGATGTACATCAACTGGTTGAGGGAAGGCCTTGTATTATTGGGGGAGTAACGATTCCTTATGAAAAAGGATTGCTGGGACATTCCGATGCAGACGTACTACTGCACGCTGTTAGTGACGCCATTCTAGGCGCACTTGGACTTGGTGATATTGGCAGACATTTTCCGGACACAGATCCAGCGTTTAAGGACGCGGATAGCTTGAAGTTATTAGAACAAGTGTGGGCGCTTGCTAGCGAGCGTGGTTATAAGCTTGGAAATATCGATTCAACGATTATTGCCCAGAAACCTAAGATGGCACCATACATTCCTCAAATGACGGAGATTATCGCTCGTGCGCTTCACGCGGACCCGTCCAAGGTGAACGTTAAAGCTACCACTACTGAGCAGCTTGGTTTTGCCGGTCGTGGTGAAGGAATTGCCGCACAATCTATTGTCTGTCTACTCCAAGATGTGATATCATCTTGA
- the gltX gene encoding glutamate--tRNA ligase encodes MTDQVRVRYAPSPTGHLHIGNARTALFNYLFARNKGGKFIIRIEDTDVKRNVAGGEESQLKYLKWLGMEWDESVDVGGEYGPYRQTERLDLYRVYWQDLLDRGLAYRCYCTEEELEAEREEQTARGETPRYSGKHRDLTEEQRLAFEAEGRVASIRFRVPEDRTYAFDDIVKGNISFDTKEMGDFVIVKKDGIPTYNFAVAVDDHLMAITHVLRGEDHISNTPRQLMIFEALGWEPPLFGHMTLIVGDNHKKLSKRDESVIQFIEQYDELGYLPEALVNFISLLGWSPEGEEEIFSKEELISIFDADRLSKSPAVFDKNKLAHLNNHYIKHADPKRISALAIPHLQKAGRIPAELTEEQQAWAESLVALYQEQMTSASDIVELSELFFRSHLELETEAAQVLAESQVPEVLSAFLAKVEACQDFSASNMAVLIKEVQKETGHKGKALFMPIRVALTGQTHGRDLNITIALLGQNRVIERLKSQIKGA; translated from the coding sequence ATGACGGATCAAGTCCGGGTGCGTTATGCACCGAGCCCTACGGGACATTTACATATAGGTAACGCCAGAACGGCGCTGTTTAACTATCTGTTCGCCCGTAATAAAGGCGGTAAATTCATTATCAGAATTGAAGATACAGACGTGAAGCGCAATGTCGCAGGCGGCGAAGAGAGTCAGCTTAAGTATTTAAAATGGCTGGGTATGGAATGGGATGAGAGCGTTGATGTTGGCGGAGAGTACGGACCTTACCGCCAGACTGAACGTCTTGATCTTTATCGTGTATACTGGCAGGATTTGCTGGATAGAGGTCTAGCTTACCGCTGTTATTGCACAGAGGAAGAACTAGAAGCGGAACGTGAAGAACAGACCGCTCGTGGGGAAACCCCTCGTTATTCCGGCAAACACCGTGATCTGACAGAAGAGCAGCGCCTTGCTTTTGAAGCTGAGGGACGGGTAGCCAGCATTCGCTTCCGGGTACCAGAAGATCGTACGTATGCGTTCGATGATATCGTGAAGGGCAACATTTCTTTTGACACGAAGGAAATGGGTGACTTTGTTATTGTGAAGAAGGATGGAATTCCTACTTACAACTTTGCAGTAGCTGTTGATGATCATCTGATGGCTATAACCCATGTATTGCGTGGAGAAGATCATATTTCCAACACTCCGCGTCAGCTTATGATCTTTGAAGCACTCGGTTGGGAACCGCCTTTATTTGGTCACATGACACTTATTGTTGGCGACAACCATAAGAAGCTCAGCAAACGGGATGAATCCGTAATTCAGTTTATCGAGCAGTATGATGAATTGGGTTATTTGCCTGAGGCTTTGGTTAATTTCATTTCTCTCCTAGGCTGGTCGCCAGAGGGTGAAGAAGAAATTTTCAGTAAAGAAGAACTTATTTCTATTTTTGATGCGGACCGTTTGTCCAAAAGCCCCGCTGTTTTTGATAAGAACAAGCTGGCCCATCTGAATAATCATTATATTAAGCATGCTGATCCTAAACGGATCTCTGCACTAGCTATTCCACATCTGCAGAAGGCAGGAAGAATACCGGCCGAACTGACTGAAGAACAGCAAGCTTGGGCTGAAAGCCTTGTGGCACTGTATCAAGAGCAGATGACCTCTGCTTCCGATATCGTGGAACTTTCTGAGCTATTTTTCCGCAGTCATTTGGAATTAGAAACGGAAGCTGCGCAGGTTCTGGCTGAAAGCCAAGTGCCTGAGGTCTTGTCTGCTTTCCTAGCTAAGGTTGAAGCCTGTCAGGATTTCAGCGCTAGCAACATGGCTGTTCTGATTAAAGAGGTGCAGAAGGAAACAGGGCACAAAGGTAAAGCGCTCTTTATGCCAATACGTGTGGCTTTGACCGGACAAACGCACGGACGTGACCTTAATATAACGATTGCTTTGCTCGGCCAAAACCGAGTGATCGAACGTTTGAAATCACAAATTAAGGGAGCTTAG
- the cysE gene encoding serine O-acetyltransferase — MFKHIKSDIRAVFDNDPAARSWFEVVFTYAGLHAIWGHRIAHSFFKRRWYTMARMVSQFSRFMTGVEIHPGAVIGNRLFIDHGMGIVIGETCEIGDDVIIYQGVTLGGTGKEKGKRHPTVGNNVVIGSGAKVLGSFRIGDNSNIGSNAVVLREVPNNSTVVGNPGRVVKRNGERVSDRLDHTKMPDPLVDSLRFLQKEIEEIRERLGEEDKQKTAQRLVETQQYIGDYEI, encoded by the coding sequence ATGTTTAAGCATATCAAGTCGGACATTCGGGCGGTATTTGATAACGATCCCGCTGCCCGTAGCTGGTTCGAGGTTGTCTTCACATACGCAGGCTTGCACGCCATTTGGGGTCATCGGATTGCCCATTCTTTTTTCAAACGGCGCTGGTATACAATGGCCCGTATGGTTTCACAGTTTAGTAGATTTATGACCGGTGTCGAGATCCATCCTGGAGCGGTCATTGGAAATAGGCTATTTATCGACCATGGTATGGGGATTGTTATTGGAGAAACCTGTGAAATCGGTGATGATGTTATTATCTATCAAGGCGTTACACTTGGGGGAACAGGGAAAGAAAAAGGTAAGCGCCATCCCACAGTTGGCAACAATGTAGTTATTGGTTCTGGTGCGAAGGTATTAGGATCGTTTCGTATCGGCGACAATTCAAATATAGGCTCTAATGCGGTTGTGTTACGTGAGGTTCCGAATAACAGTACGGTAGTTGGAAATCCGGGCCGTGTAGTAAAACGTAACGGTGAACGTGTATCCGATCGCTTGGATCATACCAAGATGCCAGACCCGCTTGTGGATTCACTTCGCTTTCTGCAGAAAGAAATCGAAGAGATCAGAGAGAGGCTTGGCGAAGAAGATAAGCAAAAGACCGCACAACGGCTGGTCGAGACTCAGCAGTATATTGGTGACTACGAAATTTAA
- the cysS gene encoding cysteine--tRNA ligase produces the protein MALQIYNTMTRSKEQFVPQESGKVKMYVCGPTVYGYMHIGNARPIIVFDMVRNYLEQLGNEVRYVTNFTDVDDKLIRKAEEMKTSVAEVAEIFIEAYREDLEGLGVKPATLNPRVTESMDLIIEFIKDLEEKGYAYESGGDVFYRTSKFEDYGKLSRQNLDELQFGIRVEVDSRKEKPEDFVLWKAAKPGEVHWQSPWGDGRPGWHIECSAMAREFLGDTMDIHGGGQDLQFPHHECECAQTEALTGKPLSNYWMHNGFINIGDEKMSKSLGNGWLVKDIRKQFKAGTIRYFMLSTHYRNPLNFSVDSMTSAEKSAERISLAESNVKYRLELAADTSQGEVSLEINDKLSAIVANFHAKMQDDFNTPDAITAMFDWVSLANHTLANNDVAPANFAALLQAFGEMNAVLRLTPELEEEEIASEEVERLIAERVEARKNKNWSRSDEIRDELGRLGILLEDTPQGMRWRRK, from the coding sequence ATGGCTTTACAAATTTACAACACAATGACACGCAGCAAGGAGCAGTTTGTGCCCCAGGAGTCGGGCAAAGTGAAAATGTATGTATGTGGTCCAACCGTTTATGGATATATGCATATCGGAAATGCTAGACCTATTATTGTCTTTGATATGGTCCGGAATTATTTGGAGCAACTCGGCAATGAGGTACGGTATGTTACGAACTTCACGGATGTAGATGATAAACTGATACGCAAAGCAGAGGAAATGAAAACTTCAGTAGCAGAGGTTGCGGAGATTTTCATTGAGGCCTATCGTGAGGATCTCGAAGGGCTTGGAGTGAAACCGGCGACATTGAATCCGCGAGTAACAGAAAGTATGGATCTGATCATTGAATTCATTAAAGACCTTGAGGAAAAAGGGTACGCATATGAGAGCGGTGGTGATGTATTCTATCGCACTTCAAAATTTGAAGACTATGGTAAGTTGTCTCGTCAGAATCTAGATGAATTGCAATTTGGTATTCGCGTGGAGGTTGATTCACGTAAAGAGAAACCTGAGGATTTTGTACTGTGGAAAGCAGCGAAGCCAGGAGAAGTGCATTGGCAGAGCCCTTGGGGGGATGGACGCCCGGGTTGGCATATTGAATGCTCAGCCATGGCAAGAGAATTCTTGGGAGACACGATGGACATCCATGGTGGCGGACAGGATTTGCAGTTCCCGCATCATGAATGCGAATGCGCTCAGACAGAAGCTCTGACAGGTAAGCCGCTCTCTAATTACTGGATGCATAATGGATTTATCAACATCGGTGATGAGAAAATGTCAAAATCACTCGGCAACGGTTGGCTTGTAAAAGATATTCGTAAGCAATTTAAAGCGGGAACCATTCGTTATTTCATGCTATCGACACATTACCGTAATCCGTTGAACTTCTCGGTGGATTCGATGACTTCAGCCGAGAAGAGTGCAGAACGGATCTCCCTTGCAGAGAGTAACGTTAAGTACCGTCTTGAACTTGCTGCAGATACTTCTCAAGGTGAGGTTAGCTTAGAGATTAATGATAAGTTGTCTGCAATTGTGGCCAATTTCCATGCTAAAATGCAGGATGACTTTAATACTCCTGATGCGATCACCGCTATGTTCGATTGGGTGAGCCTGGCAAACCATACGCTTGCGAATAACGATGTAGCCCCTGCTAATTTCGCTGCGCTGCTGCAAGCTTTTGGCGAAATGAATGCTGTGCTGCGTTTGACACCTGAGCTTGAAGAAGAAGAGATAGCGAGTGAAGAGGTTGAACGTTTGATCGCGGAGCGGGTTGAAGCGCGTAAGAATAAAAACTGGAGCCGGTCCGATGAGATTCGTGATGAATTAGGTCGCTTGGGCATATTGCTAGAAGATACTCCGCAAGGAATGCGGTGGCGTCGTAAATGA
- a CDS encoding Mini-ribonuclease 3 — protein MSEERKFDNGWFPYEPSKPARLLSPIVLAYVGDAIYEVSVRQYLVSLPNLRPNHLHRSATGLVSAKAQSAILGFLEPSLTDEEKDVARQGRNAKSGSIPKNADVLEYRHATAFECLIGYLYYTGQQERIQEIVQSGIQFMLNQQ, from the coding sequence ATGAGCGAAGAACGCAAGTTTGATAACGGATGGTTTCCCTACGAGCCTTCCAAACCTGCGCGACTCCTCTCACCAATCGTGCTTGCCTATGTAGGAGATGCTATTTATGAGGTGTCAGTTCGCCAGTATTTAGTATCTCTTCCGAATTTGCGCCCAAACCACTTGCATCGCTCTGCAACAGGACTTGTATCCGCTAAGGCGCAGAGTGCAATTCTGGGGTTTTTGGAGCCAAGTCTCACAGATGAGGAAAAGGATGTCGCCCGTCAGGGGAGAAATGCGAAATCGGGAAGTATTCCTAAGAATGCGGATGTGCTTGAATACCGTCATGCAACTGCTTTTGAGTGCCTGATTGGTTACTTATACTACACAGGCCAACAGGAGAGAATACAAGAAATTGTGCAGAGTGGTATACAGTTTATGTTGAATCAGCAGTGA
- the rlmB gene encoding 23S rRNA (guanosine(2251)-2'-O)-methyltransferase RlmB — MEEDLKTEEEILAGKHSVLEALRAGRTLNKIWIAETAQKHLTAPIVAEARKAGIVIQHVDKRKLDQLAPGVQHQGVVAQAAPFAYVEVDDLLAVAEAKGEPAFLILLDEIEDPHNLGSILRTADCTGVHGVIVPKRRSAQITATVSKTSAGAVEYVPVARVTNLGQTIDRLKEQGVWVVGTDVDTDQNLFGSNIFTGPVAVVIGNENKGMGRLIREKCDVLLKLPMAGKINSLNASVAAGVIMYEVVRLRQQQG; from the coding sequence ATGGAAGAAGATTTGAAGACAGAAGAAGAAATATTGGCTGGGAAACATTCAGTGCTTGAGGCGCTTCGTGCGGGTCGTACATTAAATAAAATATGGATTGCAGAAACAGCTCAGAAGCATCTGACAGCACCAATCGTCGCTGAAGCACGCAAAGCGGGGATTGTCATTCAACATGTGGACAAGCGTAAGCTGGATCAACTAGCTCCAGGGGTTCAGCATCAGGGGGTAGTTGCTCAAGCGGCACCTTTTGCTTATGTTGAGGTAGACGATCTACTGGCTGTAGCAGAAGCTAAAGGAGAACCTGCATTCCTGATTTTGCTGGATGAGATCGAAGATCCACATAACCTGGGATCCATTCTGCGGACAGCAGATTGTACTGGAGTGCATGGAGTAATCGTACCTAAACGTCGTTCGGCTCAGATTACTGCTACCGTCTCCAAAACATCGGCGGGTGCCGTGGAATATGTTCCGGTTGCACGGGTCACTAACCTGGGTCAGACCATTGATCGTCTGAAAGAGCAGGGAGTCTGGGTAGTAGGTACGGATGTGGATACAGATCAGAATCTGTTTGGATCTAACATTTTCACAGGACCGGTAGCTGTTGTAATCGGTAATGAGAATAAAGGGATGGGACGTCTGATTCGTGAAAAATGTGATGTATTACTCAAGCTGCCGATGGCCGGAAAGATCAATTCATTAAATGCCTCTGTCGCCGCAGGAGTCATTATGTATGAAGTGGTACGCCTTCGGCAACAGCAGGGATAA